CCTTCTGATGAGAGAAATATGTTTCAGCTGCAATGTTGATCATCCAGGGTCGCCCGTCTCCTCGGATACGCAGGTAGAGGGAATTGAAATTGGACCAGTCATGGTGCTTCTTACGATCAAAAGCACCCTATTGGGAAATCAAAGCAACAGTCAAGATGCACCAActcagatttacaaaaaaactattatttattttgtttcgaAATACAGTTTGCATCAGTTTATCTTTTGCATTGCAGAAACCCTCTGCAGTATTTAATGCTGTCTCTActgcagcaatatatttttaaacaatccATATTGTTTTGATACTTTTTAATTTCACACATCAAAGATCAAAAATCAACTGCAGTATGATCTAGATCTGGTAAGTGTTATTATAAGGGGATATAGTGATATGTCAGtggtatgtcacacttcacattgtTGCATATCTATTCAATTCTAATAACACTTAGTATTATtatgtagcacaagttattgaataTATCAGATCCTGGGGATATAGAGGGAGTGTATGTCTGTCcctccatctgtatgtcacacttaaacTTTTTGCATTACTCTGGAGAAACCTTTATCCAATTGTCATCAAATTCGGTATTAACGTAGCAAGTTTCCCCAGTAGCTGGGGATGTGTATCCTTTGTGGAGAATGATACCATCATCAATGTTTGGGTCAAGAAGTCACATCAAGAACTcctgtaatgatttccattacacgagagtagatgttaaaacttcatgctgatttgaactcggctctcgccaagataagcaccaactaagacgtagctttacagtaaactaatgtgatccatatgcgtctccatccatttacgtttccttccatatgatgatgtagatatccttctgtctggtgttaatggctgaagtgtaatgctggctccagggatcagcttattttgcctccctggcgcatcagcagtACCTTGTCCTCAAACAACAAAACTGCTCCACTAGCACTCACAAATGTACATGTGGGGGAAGCCCATATTGTACTTACCAGTAACTGTTTCGATCGTAGTGAGCAGTACCCACTATATCTTGTCTCCCCATCTCTGGGAACCTCAGTGCAGAGGTTCCCATACAGCAGAGCGGTAAGGTTGTTTCTACCCATTTTCATATATGCCTCACTCTTCCCTCCAATCTCCCTGTCTGAAGATGCCACCCACTGTGCCAGGCTTTCCGGGCCCCGGAATTCCCAGATCACCCGCGTCTGCTCCAGAATGTGCTCCTTTAAGGGTCTCCCTTCTGGTCCCTCGAAACGACCCAGCATCTCTTTTTTCAGGAGGCCAAAGTGCTTTTTCACACCCTCTACACCCTTGGCAAAGTTTAAGTTAATTCTCTTCCAGGGAGGAATGTTTTCCGGTGGCACACCAGGCCTGCGATAGCTCCGGCTGTGTGCCTGTTCAGGGCGTGCCCCATTGGACAGAGGGTACAAGCTTGCTTTAAGGTATGCACGACTGTTTTTAATACACAGCAGTCTGTTTGTGACCAAAGCCATTGTCTATAAAAGTAATCCCCCTAGTTTTCTTGCAGGAAAGGGTATTCTTTATGGCACAGGAATGAATCCAGGTTTGGTTGTCTTTCTTTAGTCAACTCTGTCtttgagcaaaagaaaaaaaaaaagcataattttGAAGCAACACAATAGAAGCAAACGGAACAATTACAGCAGAGCATACGAGAAATATTTTCTGACTCACAAACCTTTTCCAAGATGGACCAGCTTGAAGTTTAGAGTAAAGGTGGTCTACCGCAGAAAGCGTTTGTTCAGCATTAACTGAGGACATTGGTTTAGTACCAGTTGCACTAgcttccatatttttttttttatttatatctgGCATAAtttgacaatttaaaaaatatatatataaaaatgtccaCTAAATTTATAAGCGGTGTGAATATATTCTGCAACAAAAATGAGACTACAGGGAGAAATGTTAGCAATATACAAGCTAGAATCGATCTCTAATGTGACACAAGCTACTTGACCATATTGTTGTTTCATACTAAGAGGATTTGACATTCGCACTGTTATAACACTAATTTAACTTGTACCTGCAGGAAACATGTAACATGTCTGTGCGACAAATGTTTCTAGCGATAAAAGAATCCCAACAAATGACACTGAGGTAAAACTATCATCACATTTTATAGTGATAGTTTTAGAGGCTTCTAAATTTGAGCTATTGAACAACTCAATTGGCTCAGGAGTCGGGAGGGGGCGCCGTTGGACCCACAGAGCTGAACGTTCGGATATTCTTTTTCTTATGGATACCATTTGTGTGCATTTCTTAAACGAAATTCCTTGTCTCACTGGACCAGCATGGCTTTATCAGAATTAATTGTGTAACACAAATGGCTCTGCAAAGCACAAACCTGGTATTTAAACCATTTGCACCAAAagtaattacatattttaattgcAATTATACAAATTACTTACGTTCCAAAGTTAAGGTCACACGGATTTCTCTTGCGAAAGAGAAGTGCATCCGGACTCGATCAGTGAAACACACACCACTGAAAATTTTACCTTAATAAATATAATCTCTCGTATACCAAACTGAAAATACGTTTTACGTTGTATTACTATAGACATATAGCTGTTAAAATCTGACCTACTTGGTAAAAAAAAGCTTTCCAGAACCCTGAAATTCTATAAGTGTTCCGTCATGTTATTCAGTCCGAATGGAAAACGGAGCTACTCTAAATATTCACCCCAGTCTGTTGTTAGATTGTTGATTTACGAGTAATCTACAAGTAAACGTATATTTATGTGTACTCTCATTAATACATTAACATTAACTGACAATCATCTAAAATTTGAATCTTCCCCACGACAGGctgtaaaaaatattaatacgATTAATACGTCAGTCAAATTCAGTAAAATATGCACAGGACACTGGGCAAGTCCCACTCATCACAAACAGGTTTTAGCCTTTAGATAATTATTTGACATCTATCTATGCGAACAAATGGGGCAAGATGGCGTTCCAATTTACACACCAAAATTACGTAATATCCAATGTTCTCCTTTTATATCTATGGATATGGTTTtatgacctatatatatatatatatatatatatatatatatatatatatatatagtgcaactTTGGCTTGTTATGTTAACTTCACCAACATGGCCACCAGCTGACTTCAGCCTGAAGGAAGAAAACCTGTGACGTCAGTAAAGTAACTCAACGACGCTGGCGCGAAGTTTACGTAGCTGAGTACGCAGGCTCGGGGTATACCACAGCGCCTTTGTGTGGAGTGTAAGGGCAGCTGTAAAAAGGTTTGGATCTCTCTGGGTTCATTCAGGCAGTTTGTACGCTCTACACGATACAGGTAAAACCATGGCGAAGAAACGGAAAGGACGAGTTGTTATTGATTCTGATTCCGAAGACAGCGCAAGCGACGACAATCTCGACCAGGTAAAGCAATTTACAGGTTTACAACAGTGCATTTTTTGTAGCATTTATTTTAGGCTGCAAAGGAAGCCGCGCTACAACAGGCCGTCCCAAAAAGCCTCGGGTTTGGCTAGTGTTTTTGGTCGGGAGAGGGTATATTTGCAAGCAAGTCTGTGGTATAAAGCGGCCAAAGGGCTGCGCTGTACGTCTTTCCTCTGGTGTAttctaaaatattaaaaacatgaacTATATAAATATTCATGTATTTGTAGTAAAAGCAGCAGTATCTACGTATGCATGTtacataaacaatacaacaaaatcaATCTGTCCCTGAGTAGCCCTGTCTTGTGTGATGGCATTCGATTTGCAGATTGTAGAGTGGCGCGTTTTAATATTATCACATTCACTTGATATATGATTTTACAACCTTGTTTTTGCAATGAATAGCTTATTTCAGGTTGCTTTACCGTACATTATGATAGTGATAGTATCAAAAATTGTGTGGCATGTAGTACTGTCCCACTTCACGAGTTACAGGCACACATCCAGTAGCAGCAACATATACagatttatttactttattgagTTTTGTTTAACTGGGAACACTATTATATGCTGGTAAGCAGATGCCTAAAGAAATACATGTCAATGTTTCTGTGCAGTTTCTATTACCTGGGTCTATGACCCAGCTGAAGTGAAACACATTCATTATTCAATATTCAGATAGTGATTAAAAATTGAAGTTAGACACACACCAGAATAATGGGTTTACCTATGGCGAACCTGTCGTAtttgttttgagtttttttttttattggacagaAATATGTTTATCACCACAAACACGTGAATttatataatatgaaataatgatGGTGTTGGTACCCttgatgactttttaaaactaGACATGGCTCAGGAATGTTTTCACAAATTGCCCTTGTagtgtttaaaaatattaaatctgCATTGTGCAATTTGTTTTCAGTAAGGTTGTAACTGATGTTCTGTAAAGCTTTAAAGTTGAAATCCCTTATAAGTGActtatataaatgtaaaaaaaaaaaatgctactatATTAAGTTTTCTAAATAGCCATGTCAAAGGGAAAACAAATATGAACTGCTTTATTGATGTTATTAACAGCACAGAGTCTtcccttgtttgttttggattgatttatgctatgcaaatatttcaaactgGATTTTTAAAACCTTCAAAGTGCATGTCTTTTAGTCCTGGTGATAGTCTGCTCTTGTTGCTCCTTGCAGGATGCAAGGTCCTGTATTGTAATTCAGGGACCAGAATTGAATGCAGTGTTCAAAGTGCAATCTCCTCCGTGCATTGTGCTCATCATTGCCTCCCTTGGTTTTTCCACTGTACACTACAGCATACTtgctagctttttttttaattgcatggtTGCTTTCTTACTGAATGATTAGAACTTCAATGTTTTTACCATTTTGGTATCTAACAATAAGCATGTACTGTGTTTAGCCTAGTTTGCTGTTGGTCTGTGACCTAATTTTAACCAGGTCCTTTCTTTATTTAACAATTAAGCATCTTTATAGAGGAGTGTATGGATTTGAAAAACTTCTGCCGCTGCTTCTACATCTCCAGCCCTTTCAACAGCAACTTCATACaatcagtgttatggaaactatTTGGGCAAAATCCAACAGCACCCATCACTTTGACATGTTCCCTGATGGGTGCCGTATTTGGGGCAAACCTGTGACTTTTTGCTACAATGATAGTCTCATATCTCAAATTATCCGAGGTAGTAACAgcatatttacagtgttacataAACCTGCATGCTAAATTAGTTGGTGGCCATGGCACTAACCTATGACCTAATATGCTgtcatattgaggtcatgtgacattGTCTGCTTTATAAAGACAGTACACCAAATTATCATTAATGATTGGTATGCAGTTGTATTCTTATAATAAGCTCAATACAATGTTATTGCATCAGTTATACCAATGTATTGTACAATTAGACacagtatataaataataatataatgtattaacagacattcaactttatgtactattttcCTGATACCCCCTATTGTTGCTGCGGTCGGTTGTAAGTGGCAAATCATGTCTGAGTACAGCTGCAGCTCATGGTGTTTGAAATAGCAATTATTTAATCAACATGTTGGCTTCAAAGTTCCGGAGATGTGTGGCAGCATTTTAAAACTAGTTTCTGGTGAGGAAACACTCTAATTTAAAGTGTCACCTAGATTTGTCAGCAAAAAACTATAAAGCTAGAACTCCGGACCTAAACTAATTTCAATACATGCGCTGTAAATTAAGCCACCTTAATACAAAtaaactgacctgctcacagaagcatccAATTTCAATGTAGCTTCCAGATGTTTGTCTGCTGTATCCCTTTCCATTGCAGGTGGTTTATTGTAGAAAATAACCATTTTACTGCGTCATTGTTTAACTCTTCAGTGCCGCTAGAAATCGTTCATATGTGAATGATGCTGTAATCGTGACATCATGCCcatttaagcaatttcaaataaacattggttgcttaccaaatgactgacatctccaaTGGCTccaacagccaatcagggatggttttaCATGCTTTCAGAACGAAAGTACAGTTAGATAGAAAGAAAGCTAGAagagattttttctttttctaacggGAGTTTCAGCGATCACAAGTACAAGCTTGccagaaatcatactaaatcgtCCAACATGTTTaataaacccaaaaataaattaacaaaatattaactgtagtgaacTATTCATAGGATAAATGTCCCGGAtgactctccaatcaaaatgcatttcacttaaGCCCCAGGCCAATAGAGATACattttatgaggtgcagcatttgTGTCTTGGGTTTCAGTTTCGATTACAGTATATACCATGGTTTTAAAGCTCAGCATTACCggagagcatactaaattgctttacatgaCCAAGAATGCTTACTGACCCtgaaagaattattatttttatttacaaacatgTTAAAGAGTTGACAGCTCTATCTTATGGTGAACTTCTTCTCATTACTCACCTGTCAAACAATTTGGTGGAAAACCAGACACTGTATTTATAAAATTCTTTCTGATCCCAGTTCCTGAgggttgtggctaccactgaaCTTTTTACAGCAGGAGTAGGAGAttactaaattacacttatggagacatttctaaaaaaattaatttgattatattttaaaacttgttatattcaaactaggtaatcgtaggttatatttcatcatagagtgaaatcgttattctcttaataatcttcagactctcagctgtttagaaaggtataatatggTATACTGtctgtggatatttgtcctgatacacaagctgaaagtcacgttatgtcagtcagacctccaACAGGTACAGTGTTCACTGGTGTGGACGGGTTAAACCTCTGTACATGTTAAACTCATTCAATGCATGGAAAGGCTTATTTTACTTCTGAGATCTCTTTCGCAGTAATATGGTACAAAAACTGTACTTTTGTTCAAAACCGTGCTAATTCAAAATTATATTTGAAGACAAGTTTAAATTTTGAAAGTATAATCTAACATAAAAAACATGTTAATCAGAGCACTATTCCACTCGGATTATGCAACCAGGGATGCTTTGTTGTTTTTCACAGTAACACCCATTTCTGTTTAACAAATTAATCTATTGATGTAATAAATAGGGGTGTGCTGAAAGTTAAATGCAAAACATGCTGCAGTGTGCCATTCATATTTATTAGTATATACAAGTGTTACGTGGTATATCGATACCTATGGTATATCATGATatcactgggcagcagtgtggagtagtggttagggctctggactcttgaccggagggttgtgggttcagaccccagtgggggacactgctgctttacccttgagcaaggtactttacctagattgctccagtaaaaacccaactgtataaatgggtaattgtatgtaaaataatgtgatatctgtataatgtgaaataatgtataatgtgatatcttgtaacaattgtaagtcgccctggataagggcgtctgctaagaaataaataataataatgataccaaAATCCTATGATACCTAATATGGGGTTAAAATATTAAAgtatcatgattttttttaataccgttatttttttttagggtttttttgaGTTTTTAAAACAGAACTAATTCTGTGCttctaaaaactatataaacttgGCTTACTCATTGCCGGTTAGCGGAAGTGACCAACTACCCTGCGCGTTCTGGGAAAATACAATTACTGAAGCAGTCCTGGCGAGTGAAGCGATAAAGAAGCTTGATGTGGAACTATTTAGAATTTCAGGCAGATGACAACGGCAGTCTGATTGACGGCGGACAGCCAacatgttttaaagaagtgaaaaacaaggGAGGAAACACCACCAATTTGTTGAAGCGTCTTCCAGGTCACCACCCCGATCTTTTTGCtgaagtttacttttttttttttttttttttttactgtagtttcttcatttatttttgtttaagtgAATCCCCAGTGCatattacttatatttaaaaaggCACAGCAAAGATAACCAGTATATCAGGAATGCTTGTTTATTTCGTCATTGAAGTGCATTTGCTATAAGCTCCAAAAATATACTTTGCAGACATGTGCCATTAAAACTACTGCGTGTCAAATGTTAGCAATGTTTTCATGTTCTTTGGATTTTGTGGTAATCAGTATGTAATGTGATAACTGTGTTTTGAATTGTATGCATTAACGATGGAAAGACCAGGGTGAATACAGGCTTCATTGCTAGCATATCAGTTTCCCTACAGATAACAGGTTTAATGTGACTCTTCACCTGCAGAGGCTGCAGGTTCAGCATGAAATCAATAAAAAGCACTTAGTTTACTGCAGGCGCCAGAGTggttgtcttttgtctaatttactttctttgtAAGATTTTTAACCAAACACGCATGAATGGGCTCCTCACGCTAGTAAAATGTCTTCtgttcttatttaaggtgcactgGGGCGTTGTTTTGATGGAGACATTTGGTTTGAATACGCTTAAACAGGATTCTGTTCTAACAGCACGTaagaggaaggcatctacattagtagcctgttttgttttagaaatgtagcatTAAATATCATGCTTAACTTTTGAATTTTTCACTATTGAATTGCATATGTTAGCAGCGTTTTTAGTACTATCAGAATCAGTTCTATGCCAGaaataccttttttattattttttaatccgctgaactaattttattaaatttggaagtGGTGATTTTAAAAATCTTAACACTATAAAATTGTTAAATGAATGCATAGTGTTTAAAAATTAAGGGATACATTTGTGTGTATTCCCTAATTTGAACACAttactgtgttcatttaaaaaaagttttgcagTGTACATGAATCAATCAGGGTGGTCTAGTTTAGCATTATACTCtgtgtttacttgttttactttCTGAGAGATTTGAACAGTATAGATTCATGGAGGTATTATGTTGTATGTGACTTAAGAAGATAAtaaatgttacaaacaagaggaggtccatatggcccatcttgctcatttggttgtttgaACCAAGCAAGAACCTCAAGCCATTTCTTGAAGTACCCACGTGAATCAGCATCCACAAGACTGCTTCACTTTAATTCCTTGC
The Acipenser ruthenus chromosome 18, fAciRut3.2 maternal haplotype, whole genome shotgun sequence DNA segment above includes these coding regions:
- the LOC117970983 gene encoding complex I intermediate-associated protein 30, mitochondrial-like isoform X2; amino-acid sequence: MALVTNRLLCIKNSRAYLKASLYPLSNGARPEQAHSRSYRRPGVPPENIPPWKRINLNFAKGVEGVKKHFGLLKKEMLGRFEGPEGRPLKEHILEQTRVIWEFRGPESLAQWVASSDREIGGKSEAYMKMGRNNLTALLYGNLCTEVPRDGETRYSGYCSLRSKQLLGAFDRKKHHDWSNFNSLYLRIRGDGRPWMINIAAETYFSHQKDDMYNYFLFTRGGPYWQDVKIPFSKFFLSSRGRIQDSQHPLWLDKINTIGFTLGDKADGPFQLEIDFIAVCNDRAHTEEFAYEKYKRNPEV
- the LOC117970983 gene encoding complex I intermediate-associated protein 30, mitochondrial-like isoform X1, producing the protein MALVTNRLLCIKNSRAYLKASLYPLSNGARPEQAHSRSYRRPGVPPENIPPWKRINLNFAKGVEGVKKHFGLLKKEMLGRFEGPEGRPLKEHILEQTRVIWEFRGPESLAQWVASSDREIGGKSEAYMKMGRNNLTALLYGNLCTEVPRDGETRYSGYCSLRSKQLLGAFDRKKHHDWSNFNSLYLRIRGDGRPWMINIAAETYFSHQKDDMYNYFLFTRGGPYWQDVKIPFSKFFLSSRGRIQDSQHPLWLDKVNHRCFWVMDWSNIESRTHPQDCWRRQHRDIQMIITNMSRYNLRLLLHSSLSHSIVSKPLSYAAGLL